One genomic segment of Ancylobacter sp. IITR112 includes these proteins:
- the phnN gene encoding phosphonate metabolism protein/1,5-bisphosphokinase (PRPP-forming) PhnN, whose protein sequence is MSADVMAVAGVDEKLGGEKLGPGLLVLVVGPSGAGKDTLLAYASARLAERTDIRFARRRITRPADATENHIAVDERDFAQGVALGSFPLHWQANGLSYALGAEVAQDILAGCTVVANGSRAAVSEARRRFARVKTVHVTAPVEMLAARIAARGRESAQDVLARLAREPALDAPPDLTVLNVGRVETAGDELAAFLQDLA, encoded by the coding sequence GTGAGCGCGGATGTGATGGCGGTAGCGGGCGTGGACGAAAAGCTCGGCGGGGAGAAGCTCGGCCCCGGCCTGCTGGTGCTGGTGGTCGGCCCCTCGGGCGCCGGCAAGGACACGCTGCTCGCCTATGCAAGCGCGCGGCTGGCCGAGCGCACCGACATACGCTTCGCCCGCCGGCGCATCACCCGGCCGGCGGATGCCACCGAGAACCATATCGCGGTGGACGAGCGCGACTTCGCGCAAGGCGTCGCGCTCGGCAGCTTTCCGCTCCACTGGCAGGCCAACGGGCTGAGCTACGCGCTGGGGGCGGAGGTGGCGCAGGATATTCTCGCCGGCTGCACCGTCGTCGCCAATGGCTCGCGCGCGGCGGTGAGCGAGGCGCGCCGCCGCTTCGCCCGGGTGAAGACGGTGCATGTCACCGCGCCGGTGGAGATGCTGGCCGCGCGCATCGCCGCGCGGGGGCGCGAGAGCGCGCAGGACGTGCTCGCCCGACTGGCGCGCGAGCCGGCGCTCGACGCTCCGCCGGACCTCACCGTGCTGAATGTGGGAAGGGTGGAAACCGCCGGCGACGAACTGGCGGCGTTTCTCCAAGATCTCGCCTGA
- a CDS encoding alpha-D-ribose 1-methylphosphonate 5-triphosphate diphosphatase has translation MNETVYANALLVLEDAVRPGHLVVRDGIIAEIGEGTAPRGAVDMGGDHVLPGFVELHTDHVEGHLYPRPRVTWNAFAAVTAYDAQIAASGITTVFDSLRVWPDKRAAGMDGDAPLLAATVREASAAGVLRAEHFVHLRCEVTADGVVEEAAALVESEGVRLISLMDHTPGQRQFMTEAQFRSYYKKKSGMSDADLDLIVAERQEAHARYARPNRARLVEMARAQGIVLASHDDATDDHVTEAIGDGVAIAEFPTTDRAADGSHQAGIRVLMGAPNIVRGGSHTGNVAAETLARRGVLDILSSDYVPGSLLLAVFELPQRVPGVTLPQAVAMVSANPAQAAGLADRGRLAPGLRADFFRVSAAGAGPAARAVWRQGERIS, from the coding sequence ATGAACGAGACGGTCTATGCCAACGCCCTGCTGGTGCTGGAGGACGCGGTGCGCCCCGGCCATCTCGTGGTGCGCGACGGGATCATCGCCGAGATCGGCGAGGGCACGGCGCCGCGCGGGGCCGTCGACATGGGCGGCGACCATGTGCTGCCCGGCTTTGTCGAGCTGCACACCGACCATGTCGAGGGGCATCTCTACCCGCGCCCGCGCGTGACCTGGAACGCCTTCGCCGCCGTGACCGCCTATGACGCCCAGATCGCCGCCTCCGGCATCACTACCGTATTCGATTCCCTGCGCGTCTGGCCGGACAAGCGCGCCGCCGGCATGGATGGCGACGCGCCGCTGCTCGCCGCCACGGTGCGCGAGGCGAGCGCGGCCGGCGTGCTGCGGGCGGAACATTTCGTGCATCTGCGCTGCGAGGTGACGGCTGACGGCGTGGTGGAGGAAGCGGCCGCGCTGGTGGAGAGCGAAGGTGTGCGGCTGATCTCGCTGATGGACCACACGCCGGGGCAGCGCCAGTTCATGACCGAGGCGCAGTTCCGCAGCTATTACAAGAAGAAGAGCGGCATGAGCGACGCCGATCTCGACCTCATCGTCGCCGAGCGGCAGGAGGCGCATGCCCGCTACGCCCGGCCCAACCGCGCCCGGCTGGTGGAAATGGCCCGCGCGCAGGGCATCGTGCTGGCGAGCCATGACGACGCCACTGACGACCATGTGACGGAAGCAATCGGCGACGGGGTGGCCATCGCCGAATTCCCCACCACCGACCGCGCGGCGGACGGATCGCATCAGGCCGGCATTCGCGTGCTGATGGGGGCGCCCAACATCGTGCGCGGCGGCTCGCACACCGGCAATGTCGCCGCCGAGACTCTGGCGCGGCGCGGCGTGCTCGATATTCTCTCCTCCGACTATGTGCCCGGCAGCCTGCTGCTGGCGGTGTTCGAACTGCCGCAGCGTGTGCCGGGCGTCACGCTGCCGCAGGCGGTGGCGATGGTGAGCGCCAACCCGGCGCAAGCGGCGGGGCTTGCCGATCGCGGCCGGCTGGCGCCGGGGCTGCGGGCGGATTTCTTCCGCGTCTCGGCGGCCGGGGCCGGCCCGGCGGCGCGGGCGGTGTGGCGGCAGGGGGAGCGGATTTCGTGA
- the phnL gene encoding phosphonate C-P lyase system protein PhnL produces MATNPILSVSGVAKTFILHLREGARLPVVNGAGFDLYAGECVALGGPSGAGKSSLLKMVYGNYRVDDGAIRVRDGDEVVDVATAAPRRLIKLRDTTMGYVSQFLRVIPRVGARDVVAEPLIHDGVAPDEAVARAGDLLARLNLPERLWSLPPATFSGGEQQRVNIARGLIAHRPLLLMDEPTASLDAANRAVVVQLIEEKKRAGVAILGIFHDAEVREAVCDRVIDVTSFGQMAA; encoded by the coding sequence ATGGCGACTAACCCCATCCTTTCCGTTTCCGGCGTCGCCAAGACCTTCATCCTGCATCTGCGCGAGGGGGCACGGCTGCCGGTCGTGAACGGCGCCGGCTTCGACCTCTATGCCGGCGAATGCGTGGCGCTCGGCGGGCCTTCGGGCGCGGGCAAGAGTTCGCTCTTGAAGATGGTCTATGGCAATTACCGCGTCGATGACGGCGCCATCCGCGTGCGCGACGGCGACGAGGTGGTGGATGTCGCCACTGCGGCCCCGCGCCGGCTGATCAAGCTGCGCGATACCACCATGGGCTATGTCAGCCAGTTCCTGCGGGTGATCCCGCGCGTCGGTGCCCGCGACGTGGTGGCCGAGCCGCTGATCCATGACGGCGTGGCGCCTGACGAAGCGGTGGCCCGCGCGGGCGACCTGCTCGCCCGGCTGAACCTGCCGGAACGGCTGTGGAGCCTGCCGCCCGCCACCTTTTCCGGTGGCGAACAGCAGCGGGTGAACATCGCCCGCGGGCTGATCGCCCATCGCCCGCTGCTGTTGATGGACGAGCCGACCGCCTCGCTGGACGCGGCCAACCGCGCGGTGGTCGTGCAGCTGATCGAGGAGAAGAAGCGGGCCGGCGTCGCCATTCTCGGCATTTTCCACGACGCGGAAGTGCGGGAAGCCGTGTGCGACCGGGTGATCGACGTGACCAGCTTCGGCCAGATGGCGGCGTGA
- the phnK gene encoding phosphonate C-P lyase system protein PhnK — protein MIEQPLLIAEGLSKNYGARIGCRDVSLEVYPGEVLAVVGESGSGKSTLLGLLSTELDASAGRVSYRLRDGRLADLASLGAAEKRLLMRTDWGFVRQNPADGLRMAVSAGGNVGERLMAVGWRHYGHIRDEAIDWLAKVEIAADRVDDDPRAFSGGMRQRLQIARNLVTRPRLVFMDEPTGGLDVSVQARLLDLIRQLVAELGLAVVIVTHDLAVARLLSHRMVVMRHGRVIETGITDQVLDDPREPYTQLLVSSVLAA, from the coding sequence ATGATTGAACAACCCCTTCTCATCGCCGAGGGTCTGTCGAAGAATTACGGCGCCCGTATCGGCTGCCGCGACGTGTCGCTGGAGGTGTATCCCGGCGAGGTGCTCGCCGTGGTCGGGGAATCCGGCTCCGGCAAGTCGACCCTGCTCGGCCTGCTCTCCACCGAACTCGACGCCAGCGCCGGGCGCGTTTCCTACCGGCTGCGCGACGGGCGGCTTGCCGACCTCGCCAGCCTCGGCGCGGCCGAGAAGCGGCTGCTGATGCGCACCGACTGGGGCTTCGTGCGGCAGAACCCGGCGGATGGGCTGCGCATGGCGGTCTCGGCCGGCGGCAATGTCGGCGAGCGGCTGATGGCGGTCGGCTGGCGCCACTATGGCCATATCCGCGACGAGGCCATCGACTGGCTGGCCAAGGTCGAGATCGCCGCCGACCGGGTGGACGACGACCCGCGCGCCTTTTCCGGCGGCATGCGCCAGCGGCTGCAGATCGCCCGCAATCTCGTCACCCGCCCGCGCCTCGTGTTCATGGACGAGCCCACCGGCGGGCTCGACGTGTCGGTGCAGGCGCGCCTGCTCGACCTGATCCGCCAGCTCGTGGCGGAGCTGGGGCTGGCGGTGGTCATCGTCACCCACGACCTCGCCGTCGCCCGGCTGCTGTCCCACCGCATGGTGGTGATGCGGCACGGGCGGGTGATCGAGACGGGGATCACTGACCAGGTGCTGGACGACCCGCGCGAGCCCTACACGCAGTTGCTCGTTTCCTCCGTACTGGCGGCGTGA
- a CDS encoding alpha-D-ribose 1-methylphosphonate 5-phosphate C-P-lyase PhnJ has translation MNAHATGAMPEITYNFAYLDEQTKRMIRRAILKAIAVPGYQVPFAAREMPMPYGWGTGGVQVTAAVLGPEDVLKVIDQGADDTTNAVAIRGFFEKTAGVATTTSAREATVIQTRHRVPETPLTEGQILVYQVPIPEPLRFLEPRETETRQLHALAEYGLMHVKLYEDIARHGHIATTYAYPVEVAGRYVMDPSPIPKFDNPKLDDCPALQLFGAGREKRIYAIPPFTRVRSLDFEDHPFRVQRFAQPCALCAATGVYLDEVILDDRGGRMFVCSDTDYCNERQEAGHRGEMAAPDMPSSRPEPRSGAEPGSRDNGALPSASDPGSARAAPSGKTK, from the coding sequence ATGAACGCCCACGCGACCGGGGCCATGCCCGAAATCACCTATAATTTCGCCTATCTCGACGAGCAGACGAAGCGGATGATCCGCCGGGCGATCCTGAAAGCCATCGCCGTGCCGGGCTATCAGGTGCCGTTCGCCGCGCGCGAAATGCCGATGCCCTATGGCTGGGGCACGGGCGGCGTGCAGGTGACCGCCGCCGTTCTGGGGCCGGAGGATGTGCTGAAGGTCATCGACCAGGGCGCCGACGACACCACCAATGCGGTGGCCATTCGCGGCTTCTTCGAGAAGACGGCGGGCGTCGCCACCACCACCTCGGCCCGCGAGGCGACGGTCATTCAGACCCGCCACCGCGTGCCTGAGACGCCGCTCACTGAGGGCCAGATTCTCGTCTATCAGGTGCCGATCCCCGAGCCGCTGCGCTTTCTGGAACCGCGCGAGACCGAGACGCGGCAACTGCACGCGCTGGCGGAATACGGCCTCATGCATGTGAAGCTGTATGAAGACATTGCCCGCCACGGCCATATCGCCACCACCTATGCCTACCCCGTGGAAGTGGCGGGGCGCTATGTGATGGACCCGTCCCCCATCCCGAAATTCGACAACCCGAAGCTGGACGATTGCCCGGCGCTGCAATTGTTCGGTGCCGGGCGCGAGAAGCGCATCTACGCCATTCCGCCCTTTACCCGGGTGCGCTCGCTCGATTTCGAGGACCACCCGTTCCGGGTTCAGCGCTTCGCCCAGCCCTGCGCGCTGTGCGCGGCGACCGGGGTCTATCTCGACGAGGTGATCCTCGATGATCGCGGCGGGCGGATGTTCGTGTGCTCCGACACGGATTACTGCAACGAGCGGCAGGAAGCGGGGCATCGGGGGGAGATGGCGGCGCCGGATATGCCGTCATCCCGGCCGGAGCCGCGCAGCGGCGCAGAGCCGGGATCGCGCGACAACGGCGCGCTTCCTTCGGCAAGCGATCCCGGATCGGCGCGTGCCGCGCCGTCCGGGAAGACGAAGTAG
- a CDS encoding carbon-phosphorus lyase complex subunit PhnI yields the protein MYVAAKGGEKAIRNAHALLAKRRRGNKNLPSISLAQIAEQLTLAVDRVMAEGSLYDVELAALAVKQARGDLIEAIFLIRAFRTTLPRFGYAQALDTSDMLVRRRVSATYKDLPGGQLLGPTFDYTHRLLDTSLGVTDESGEVDDETGQADPAADAPVAMPRVTDLLGQEGLIEAAPADEGVEPFDITRAPVSYPVDRSTRLQTLARGDEGYLLALGYSTQRGYARSHPFVGEIRFGDVEVIFDAPELGFELSLGTVQVTECQSVNQFKGSATTPPQFTRGYGLVFGQCERKALSMALVERALRWKELGEEPGAPAQDEEFVLSHCDNVQATGFVEHLKLPHYVDFQAELDLVRRMRAEQAAERPADGIKEAAE from the coding sequence ATGTATGTGGCGGCCAAGGGCGGCGAAAAAGCCATCCGCAACGCGCACGCGCTTCTCGCTAAGCGTCGGCGCGGCAACAAGAATTTGCCCTCGATCAGCCTCGCCCAGATCGCCGAGCAATTGACGCTGGCGGTCGATCGGGTGATGGCGGAGGGGTCGCTTTACGATGTGGAACTGGCGGCACTGGCGGTGAAGCAGGCGCGCGGCGACCTGATCGAGGCGATCTTCCTCATCCGCGCCTTCCGCACCACTTTGCCGCGCTTCGGCTATGCGCAAGCCCTTGATACATCTGACATGCTGGTGCGCCGGCGCGTCTCCGCCACCTATAAGGACCTGCCGGGCGGCCAGCTCCTCGGCCCGACATTCGACTACACCCATCGGCTGCTGGATACCTCTCTCGGCGTGACCGATGAGTCCGGTGAGGTGGACGATGAGACCGGACAGGCCGATCCGGCCGCTGATGCCCCCGTCGCCATGCCGCGCGTCACCGACCTGCTCGGGCAGGAGGGGCTGATCGAGGCCGCCCCCGCCGATGAGGGCGTCGAGCCCTTCGACATCACCCGCGCCCCGGTCTCCTATCCCGTCGACCGCTCCACCCGGCTGCAGACGCTGGCGCGCGGCGATGAGGGCTATCTGCTGGCGCTCGGCTATTCCACCCAGCGCGGCTATGCCCGCTCGCACCCCTTTGTCGGCGAAATCCGCTTCGGCGATGTCGAGGTGATCTTCGACGCGCCGGAACTCGGCTTCGAGCTTTCGCTCGGCACCGTGCAGGTGACGGAATGCCAGAGCGTGAACCAGTTCAAGGGCTCGGCGACCACGCCGCCGCAATTCACCCGCGGCTATGGCCTCGTCTTCGGGCAATGCGAGCGCAAGGCGCTGTCCATGGCGCTGGTGGAGCGGGCGCTGCGCTGGAAGGAACTGGGCGAGGAGCCCGGCGCCCCGGCGCAGGACGAGGAATTCGTGCTCTCCCATTGCGACAATGTGCAGGCGACTGGCTTCGTCGAGCACCTCAAGCTGCCGCATTACGTCGACTTCCAGGCGGAACTCGACCTGGTGCGCCGCATGCGCGCGGAACAGGCAGCCGAGCGGCCGGCGGACGGCATCAAGGAGGCGGCGGAATGA
- the phnH gene encoding phosphonate C-P lyase system protein PhnH, producing MSQTLMATGFDDPVFDSQASFRAAMWALSRPGRVEPITATLTPPAPLNPEAAALVLALCDYETPLWLDAALARSSEVAAFLRFHTGAPIVTDAREARFAVIAEPAEMPDFFDFAQGSPEFPDDAATLILQVESFTAGLVLEGPGINGRTAFGATPLPGDFIDRMAANRAGFPLGVDLLLAGAGGVAGLPRSVTVKEG from the coding sequence ATGTCGCAAACACTTATGGCCACGGGCTTCGACGATCCGGTCTTCGATTCGCAGGCGAGCTTCCGTGCCGCCATGTGGGCGCTGTCGCGGCCCGGCCGGGTCGAGCCGATCACGGCCACGCTCACCCCGCCGGCGCCGCTCAACCCTGAAGCGGCGGCTCTGGTGCTGGCGCTGTGCGACTATGAGACCCCGCTCTGGCTCGATGCGGCGCTGGCCCGCTCGTCCGAGGTGGCGGCGTTCCTGCGCTTCCACACCGGCGCGCCGATTGTCACGGACGCCCGCGAGGCCCGCTTCGCGGTGATCGCCGAACCCGCTGAGATGCCTGACTTTTTCGACTTCGCGCAGGGCTCGCCGGAGTTCCCCGATGACGCCGCGACGCTGATCCTGCAGGTGGAATCCTTCACCGCCGGGCTGGTGCTGGAAGGGCCGGGAATCAACGGCCGCACCGCTTTCGGCGCGACGCCGCTACCGGGGGACTTCATCGACCGCATGGCGGCGAACCGGGCGGGCTTTCCGCTCGGGGTTGACCTTCTGCTGGCGGGGGCGGGCGGGGTTGCCGGCCTGCCGCGTTCCGTCACCGTGAAGGAGGGTTGA
- the phnG gene encoding phosphonate C-P lyase system protein PhnG: MQASPSKPSGDAALHAARQAAMALMARAGRDELEAVLAGFAPLPSASDLKPPEVGLVMLRGRTGGDGAPFNLGEATVSRAAVRLEGGASGFAYRLGRDVKAARAAAILDALWQDEVRRADVEAALGPVRARLAAEAAQVRAETAATKVDFFTLVRGED, encoded by the coding sequence ATGCAGGCTTCCCCCTCGAAACCCAGTGGCGATGCGGCTTTGCACGCCGCCCGACAGGCTGCGATGGCGCTGATGGCGCGCGCCGGGCGGGACGAGCTTGAGGCCGTTCTGGCCGGTTTCGCCCCCCTGCCTTCCGCTTCCGATCTCAAGCCGCCGGAGGTGGGGCTGGTGATGCTGCGCGGTCGGACCGGCGGCGACGGTGCGCCGTTCAATCTCGGCGAGGCGACGGTTTCCCGCGCCGCCGTTCGGCTGGAGGGCGGTGCCAGCGGCTTTGCTTATCGGCTCGGGCGCGACGTGAAGGCGGCGCGCGCCGCCGCCATTCTCGATGCGCTGTGGCAGGACGAGGTCCGGCGGGCCGATGTGGAGGCGGCGCTCGGGCCGGTGCGGGCGCGGCTGGCGGCGGAAGCGGCGCAGGTGCGGGCGGAAACGGCGGCCACCAAGGTCGACTTCTTCACCCTTGTGCGCGGGGAAGATTGA
- the phnF gene encoding phosphonate metabolism transcriptional regulator PhnF, which produces MDLTNDSAVTPPALPAEDVTRGTGVALWKQIAERIEAEIVDGRLAPGVRLPTENELAERFGVNRHTLRRALAHLTERRLIEATPGRGTFVKEPPIRYPIGPRTRFSEIVAREGRAPSGRLIGSRIEPASTEIAQALGLAPGAEVLRVDMIREADGVPITVASHWYEAERCRDLDLLVAATGSVTRALETLGLGDYRRLETRITARPADEEDCRLLALPAGRTVMVLDAINGDPQRRPIQYSRARFCADRVQLVVKN; this is translated from the coding sequence ATGGACCTGACCAACGACAGCGCGGTGACACCGCCGGCCTTACCGGCCGAGGATGTGACACGCGGCACCGGCGTCGCCCTGTGGAAACAGATCGCCGAACGGATCGAGGCGGAGATTGTCGACGGGCGCCTCGCCCCCGGCGTCCGCCTGCCGACGGAAAACGAGCTGGCAGAACGGTTTGGCGTGAACCGCCACACGCTCCGGCGCGCGCTCGCCCATCTCACCGAACGGCGGCTGATCGAGGCGACGCCCGGGCGCGGCACCTTCGTAAAGGAGCCGCCGATCCGCTATCCCATCGGCCCGCGCACCCGCTTTTCCGAGATCGTCGCACGCGAGGGCCGCGCGCCCAGCGGCAGGCTCATCGGTTCGCGCATCGAGCCGGCCTCCACCGAGATCGCGCAGGCTCTGGGCCTCGCCCCCGGCGCCGAGGTGCTGCGGGTGGACATGATCCGCGAAGCCGATGGCGTCCCCATCACCGTCGCCTCGCACTGGTACGAGGCCGAGCGCTGCCGCGACCTCGATCTCTTGGTCGCCGCCACCGGCTCGGTGACGCGGGCGCTGGAAACGCTCGGCCTCGGCGATTACCGTCGGCTGGAAACCCGCATCACCGCCCGCCCCGCCGATGAGGAGGATTGCCGCCTGCTCGCCCTCCCCGCCGGGCGCACCGTCATGGTACTGGACGCCATCAATGGCGATCCCCAGCGCCGCCCGATCCAATATTCGCGTGCCCGCTTCTGCGCCGACCGGGTGCAGCTCGTGGTGAAGAACTGA
- a CDS encoding pyridoxamine 5'-phosphate oxidase family protein encodes MAALTRLEDLRALYGEVRERSRRKVLPAIDPHSRAFIGFSPLVMLSSMGADGRADVTPRGDAPGFVAVEDPSTLLLPDRPGNNRLDTLTNLIANPAVGLLFLIPGVDETLRVNGRAEIRDDADLLARFIVDGKAPRTVLCIAVEEVYIHCAKAFMRSGAWNPDSFLPRDRLPSMGEIMRDQLGMASAETQAEMLERYRATLY; translated from the coding sequence ATGGCCGCCCTCACCCGCCTTGAGGACCTTCGCGCGCTCTATGGCGAGGTGCGCGAACGCAGCCGCCGCAAGGTGTTGCCGGCCATCGACCCGCACTCGCGCGCCTTCATCGGCTTCTCGCCTCTGGTCATGCTGTCCTCGATGGGCGCGGATGGCCGCGCCGATGTCACCCCGCGCGGCGACGCGCCAGGCTTCGTCGCGGTGGAAGACCCCTCCACCCTGCTGCTGCCGGACCGGCCCGGCAATAACCGGCTGGACACGCTCACCAATCTGATCGCCAATCCGGCGGTCGGCCTGCTGTTCCTCATTCCCGGCGTCGACGAGACGCTGCGCGTCAATGGCCGCGCCGAGATCCGCGACGACGCGGATCTGCTCGCCCGCTTCATCGTCGACGGCAAGGCGCCAAGGACGGTGCTGTGCATCGCGGTGGAGGAGGTTTATATCCATTGCGCCAAGGCCTTCATGCGGTCGGGCGCGTGGAATCCCGACAGCTTCCTGCCGCGCGACAGGCTGCCCAGCATGGGCGAGATCATGCGCGACCAGCTCGGCATGGCCAGCGCCGAGACCCAGGCCGAGATGCTGGAGCGCTACCGCGCGACGCTGTACTGA
- a CDS encoding metallophosphoesterase, with protein sequence MFVLAHVTDAHLGPLPRARFAELAGKRALGVLNWRRGRQHRFSIATIDLLVDDIKAMAPDHIAVTGDLVNVGLAAEFATGLNFLKSLGEGPDVTVVPGNHDAYVRSTAHHSLLNWGDYMRGDGVNGDVTDESAFPFVRRRGEVALIGVSSAIPTRPFMATGKVGRAQRERLAAVLDQLGAEGAFRVVMIHHPPAGIRAGHKRLVDEGRVREVLARHGAELVICGHDHVPMVEMIPGPHSGLIPVVEAPSFAAGPEDRHWPGGYHLYRIERVSDGAFPWRCTLEARGFQRGETTVATRGTRVITGPTSGL encoded by the coding sequence GTGTTTGTCCTCGCCCATGTCACCGACGCTCATCTGGGACCGCTGCCGCGCGCTCGCTTCGCCGAGCTGGCCGGAAAGCGGGCGCTTGGCGTGCTCAACTGGCGGCGCGGCCGCCAGCACCGTTTCTCCATCGCCACGATCGACCTGCTGGTGGACGACATCAAGGCGATGGCGCCCGATCATATCGCGGTGACCGGCGATCTCGTGAATGTCGGCCTCGCGGCCGAGTTCGCCACCGGGCTGAACTTCCTGAAATCGCTGGGTGAGGGGCCGGATGTCACGGTCGTGCCCGGCAATCACGATGCCTATGTCCGCTCCACCGCCCACCATTCGCTCCTCAACTGGGGCGACTATATGCGTGGCGACGGGGTGAATGGCGATGTGACCGATGAGAGCGCCTTCCCCTTCGTCCGGCGACGTGGCGAGGTGGCGCTGATCGGCGTGTCCTCCGCCATTCCCACTCGGCCGTTCATGGCGACCGGCAAGGTGGGGCGGGCCCAGCGCGAGCGGCTGGCTGCGGTGCTGGACCAGCTCGGCGCCGAGGGCGCGTTCCGGGTGGTGATGATCCATCATCCGCCTGCCGGTATCCGCGCCGGGCACAAGCGGCTGGTCGATGAAGGGCGTGTGCGCGAGGTACTCGCCCGCCACGGGGCGGAACTCGTCATTTGCGGCCATGATCATGTGCCGATGGTGGAGATGATACCCGGCCCGCATTCCGGCCTGATCCCGGTCGTCGAGGCGCCGTCCTTCGCTGCCGGACCGGAAGACCGCCACTGGCCGGGCGGCTATCATCTCTACCGCATCGAGCGTGTGTCCGACGGGGCTTTCCCCTGGCGCTGCACGCTGGAGGCGCGCGGCTTCCAGCGTGGCGAGACAACGGTGGCCACGCGCGGCACGCGGGTGATCACCGGGCCCACAAGCGGTCTGTGA
- a CDS encoding NUDIX domain-containing protein — protein sequence MGEDKHAGILISPERGKESADGHADRSPPAPMTPFQRLFVRLAHRWSRLTRSVTLGVRAVVRDANGHVLLVRHTYVPGWHLPGGAVDRGESADEAVTRELFEEAAITVTAAPRLLGILLNRHLGARDHVALYVVERFERHTDWTANREIAAIGFFDLAALPPDISPATRRRLAELRDGRPVASHW from the coding sequence ATGGGCGAGGACAAACACGCGGGCATCCTTATCAGCCCGGAGCGGGGAAAGGAAAGCGCCGACGGTCACGCTGATCGCAGCCCGCCGGCGCCGATGACACCTTTCCAGCGGCTTTTCGTCCGGCTCGCCCACCGCTGGAGCCGCCTTACCCGGAGCGTCACCCTTGGCGTGCGGGCGGTGGTGAGGGACGCAAACGGCCATGTCCTGCTCGTTCGCCACACTTATGTCCCGGGCTGGCACCTGCCCGGCGGTGCCGTCGATCGCGGGGAGAGCGCGGATGAGGCGGTCACGCGGGAACTTTTCGAGGAAGCCGCCATCACCGTCACCGCCGCCCCGCGCTTGCTGGGCATTCTGCTCAACCGGCACCTCGGGGCGCGCGATCATGTGGCGCTCTATGTCGTGGAAAGGTTCGAGCGCCACACCGACTGGACGGCGAATCGCGAAATCGCCGCCATCGGCTTTTTCGACCTCGCCGCCCTGCCGCCGGACATCTCGCCGGCCACGCGCCGGCGCCTCGCCGAACTACGGGATGGCCGTCCCGTCGCTTCCCATTGGTGA
- a CDS encoding ribbon-helix-helix domain-containing protein translates to MLEFISPVAKRSIVIGGHKTSVSLEDQFWNALKEIAAARGVTLSELVSLIDTNRKLGASGQGNLSSALRLFVLDHYRAAGAGERRAA, encoded by the coding sequence ATGCTTGAGTTCATCAGCCCCGTCGCCAAGCGCTCGATCGTCATCGGCGGGCACAAGACCAGCGTTTCGCTGGAAGACCAGTTCTGGAACGCGCTCAAGGAAATCGCGGCCGCGCGCGGCGTCACCCTTTCCGAGCTCGTCTCGCTGATCGACACCAACCGCAAGCTCGGCGCCTCCGGCCAGGGCAACCTGTCCAGCGCGCTGCGCCTGTTCGTGCTCGATCACTACCGCGCCGCCGGCGCCGGCGAGAGGAGGGCGGCATGA
- a CDS encoding helix-turn-helix domain-containing protein, producing MEPADIVARANRIGLPQKRLAELSGLHKTTVERTLNGKTDPRRSTLRKLEHALLDHERDQLARLRQLHPEVSGAAE from the coding sequence ATGGAACCCGCCGATATCGTCGCCCGCGCGAATAGGATCGGTCTGCCGCAGAAGCGGCTCGCCGAACTAAGCGGCCTTCACAAGACCACCGTCGAGCGCACGCTGAACGGCAAGACCGATCCGCGACGCTCGACCCTGCGCAAGCTGGAACATGCGCTGCTCGATCACGAGCGCGACCAGCTTGCCCGCCTGCGCCAGCTTCACCCCGAGGTGAGCGGAGCGGCGGAATGA